From a single Actinomycetes bacterium genomic region:
- a CDS encoding mechanosensitive ion channel family protein encodes MEEETQEVIPSNIGQIFLENWLSIVIVLAVLIVVIIIVKFISRKTRKVFEQRISDDRMEIKKRSYTVTSVFTNVIIVGSLVVALMIIATQLGINVTPLLAGAGVAGIVIGFGAQSLIKDLINGSFILFEQWFQVDDIVTVDGTSGVVEKFNLRTTVLRDLEGIAHYIPNGEIKVLSNRTHVWSRAMIEVGVHYKENTDRVIEVMEQVFDELLADDNFNQCILERPQILGKGGVDSLSDSAVVFKIICKVVPPNQWDISRQLRKRIKDKFDQVGIEIPYPCRNVYIRQENKQKVVD; translated from the coding sequence ATGGAAGAAGAAACCCAGGAAGTTATACCTTCCAATATTGGCCAGATTTTTCTGGAAAACTGGCTCAGTATAGTCATAGTATTGGCAGTACTGATAGTGGTAATTATTATAGTTAAGTTTATTTCCAGGAAAACAAGAAAAGTTTTCGAACAGCGGATAAGCGATGACCGGATGGAAATAAAGAAGCGTTCCTATACCGTTACTTCGGTATTCACAAATGTAATAATTGTAGGCAGCCTAGTGGTGGCTTTAATGATAATTGCTACCCAGCTGGGGATAAATGTTACTCCTCTGTTGGCTGGTGCTGGAGTTGCCGGAATAGTAATAGGCTTTGGAGCCCAGAGTTTGATAAAAGATCTGATCAATGGATCCTTTATACTGTTTGAGCAATGGTTCCAGGTAGATGATATTGTAACCGTTGACGGTACCTCGGGAGTGGTGGAAAAATTTAATCTAAGGACCACTGTATTAAGAGACCTGGAAGGGATAGCCCATTATATACCCAATGGAGAGATTAAGGTGCTTAGCAACAGAACCCATGTATGGTCCAGGGCTATGATTGAAGTAGGAGTCCATTACAAGGAAAATACAGACCGGGTAATAGAGGTAATGGAACAGGTTTTTGATGAGCTGCTTGCAGATGATAATTTTAACCAGTGCATACTGGAGAGACCCCAGATACTGGGCAAGGGGGGCGTGGACAGCCTATCTGATTCTGCAGTAGTATTTAAGATAATATGTAAAGTTGTCCCTCCCAACCAGTGGGATATATCCAGGCAGCTCAGAAAGAGGATCAAGGATAAGTTTGACCAGGTGGGTATAGAGATTCCCTATCCCTGCAGGAATGTATATATAAGGCAGGAAAATAAACAAAAAGTTGTTGATTAA
- the rpsF gene encoding 30S ribosomal protein S6, translating to MKNYELALVLDPSLDDKGIDEQLSKITKIIEEGKSKVDDVDKWGIKKLAYPIKKQENGFYCFVYFQAEGELLDELDRVNRINDLILRQLIIKRDQ from the coding sequence TTGAAAAATTATGAACTTGCGCTGGTCTTAGACCCATCCCTGGATGATAAAGGGATTGACGAACAACTATCCAAAATAACAAAAATCATTGAAGAAGGAAAATCCAAGGTCGACGATGTGGATAAATGGGGCATAAAGAAGCTTGCATATCCCATCAAGAAGCAGGAGAACGGGTTTTACTGCTTTGTTTATTTTCAGGCAGAAGGTGAGCTTCTGGATGAATTGGACCGGGTAAACAGAATCAATGATCTTATACTGAGACAACTTATAATCAAACGTGATCAATAA
- the ssb gene encoding single-stranded DNA-binding protein — translation MAYGVNNVSILGNLTRDPELRFTPNGTPVAAFGIAANRRYQDKQSGEWVDDPSFFNVSVWFKLAENCAESLSKGDRVLVSGRLNQRSWETKDGQKRSTVEVVADVVAPSLEFASCKINRNAKDSSSYQASESEEEVDFTDEDIPF, via the coding sequence ATGGCTTATGGAGTAAACAATGTATCAATACTGGGAAATCTTACCAGGGACCCGGAGTTAAGGTTTACACCCAACGGCACCCCGGTGGCAGCTTTTGGGATAGCCGCAAACCGGAGATATCAGGATAAACAATCAGGAGAATGGGTCGATGACCCTTCATTCTTCAATGTTTCAGTATGGTTTAAGTTGGCGGAGAATTGTGCCGAAAGCCTGTCCAAAGGCGACCGGGTATTGGTTTCAGGCAGGCTGAACCAGAGAAGCTGGGAAACAAAGGATGGACAGAAAAGATCAACTGTAGAGGTTGTTGCCGACGTAGTGGCTCCCAGCCTGGAGTTTGCTTCCTGCAAGATTAATAGAAATGCAAAAGACAGCAGTTCCTATCAGGCCAGCGAGTCTGAGGAAGAAGTAGATTTTACTGATGAGGATATACCATTTTAG
- the rpsR gene encoding 30S ribosomal protein S18 → MAKKKRKERRRESLSALNLRQRKRYCYFCKENIDDIDYKNVNVLRKFISDKGKIRPKRSSGNCVQHQRKVAIAVKRARELALLPYYKR, encoded by the coding sequence TTGGCTAAGAAAAAGAGAAAAGAAAGAAGAAGAGAATCATTATCAGCTCTTAATCTCAGACAGAGGAAAAGATACTGTTATTTCTGCAAGGAAAACATAGATGATATTGATTACAAAAATGTTAATGTATTGCGAAAATTTATTTCTGATAAGGGTAAAATAAGGCCCAAGAGATCCAGTGGAAATTGTGTTCAGCACCAGAGAAAAGTAGCTATTGCTGTAAAAAGGGCAAGAGAACTTGCTCTTTTACCATACTATAAAAGATAG
- a CDS encoding YybS family protein: MPFDNLNESAVKIPNLFLLSLLTFVAAVFSLLIPIAGYIGWALMSVPVTLLVLAERKRDAVICAILGVFVFLFIDYVLFLFMAAMALGVAFLYRWLKAKQVIPYRAIGFICLVFIGCFLMYVGLVAAINGINFFSEFLENYNQYVNNIADDPVIASYGNLIAQGQDLEQVIDQTQKVLLFIPNIIAGMWITFVVFASVINYAVSTVVLSKFRIDLKKLPRFGQWDLPWHLVWGLIAGIVLLVVPSFLNIDGHLLYIIGANLLIVFGFLYLILGISVLWGIFEKYKLQFAWRIAILLLLGLFLGFVVLLPILGLVDVWVNIRKLKR; encoded by the coding sequence ATGCCCTTTGATAATTTGAATGAATCAGCAGTGAAAATACCAAATTTATTCTTACTTTCACTGCTAACTTTTGTGGCAGCGGTGTTCTCACTGCTGATTCCTATTGCCGGTTATATTGGCTGGGCTCTTATGTCTGTACCTGTTACCTTGCTGGTACTGGCAGAAAGAAAAAGGGACGCAGTTATCTGCGCCATACTGGGAGTGTTTGTATTCCTGTTTATAGACTATGTGCTGTTTTTGTTTATGGCGGCTATGGCTTTGGGCGTCGCCTTTTTGTACCGGTGGCTTAAGGCCAAACAGGTAATACCTTACAGGGCAATCGGGTTTATATGCCTGGTATTTATTGGTTGTTTTTTGATGTATGTGGGTCTGGTGGCAGCTATAAACGGAATAAATTTCTTTAGTGAGTTTCTGGAAAATTATAACCAGTATGTGAATAACATTGCAGACGATCCGGTAATAGCCAGCTATGGTAATTTAATAGCACAGGGTCAGGATCTGGAGCAGGTTATAGACCAAACCCAGAAGGTTCTTTTATTTATTCCCAATATAATTGCGGGCATGTGGATAACCTTTGTGGTTTTTGCATCGGTGATAAACTATGCGGTAAGTACTGTGGTTTTAAGCAAATTCAGAATTGATTTAAAAAAATTGCCCCGGTTCGGGCAATGGGATCTGCCCTGGCATTTGGTATGGGGCCTTATAGCCGGAATAGTTCTTCTGGTGGTTCCATCTTTTTTAAACATTGATGGCCACCTCTTATATATTATAGGTGCAAACCTGCTGATTGTGTTTGGTTTCTTGTACCTGATTTTAGGAATTTCTGTGTTATGGGGAATTTTTGAAAAGTACAAACTTCAATTTGCCTGGCGGATAGCCATACTGCTATTGCTGGGGCTGTTTCTGGGGTTCGTGGTTTTACTGCCCATATTGGGCCTTGTAGATGTCTGGGTAAATATTAGAAAATTAAAAAGATAG
- the rplI gene encoding 50S ribosomal protein L9, producing the protein MEIILKKYQENLGDVGDIVKVKDGYAKNYLIPNGIALQATKGNIKQMELIKKAVQKVEAKNIAEAEKLAEQLKDMEITFVVKTSEEGKLYGSITNKDIAEKILEQKQVEVDKKKIALDEHLKEIGNYDIEIKLYKDVKCNLKVNVESDQPVEAEPQPEKSEESSEQSEAQPEDNKQQE; encoded by the coding sequence TTGGAAATAATTCTTAAAAAATATCAGGAAAATCTGGGAGATGTTGGAGATATAGTAAAAGTAAAAGATGGTTATGCAAAAAATTATCTGATTCCCAACGGTATAGCCCTGCAGGCTACCAAAGGCAATATAAAGCAAATGGAGCTTATTAAAAAAGCGGTACAAAAGGTAGAAGCTAAAAATATTGCCGAAGCCGAAAAACTGGCCGAACAGCTTAAAGATATGGAAATTACCTTTGTGGTAAAAACCAGTGAAGAAGGAAAACTGTACGGGTCCATTACCAATAAGGATATTGCGGAAAAGATTCTGGAGCAAAAGCAGGTAGAAGTAGACAAAAAAAAGATTGCCCTGGATGAACATTTAAAAGAAATTGGCAATTATGATATAGAAATAAAGCTGTATAAAGATGTAAAATGTAACCTGAAGGTAAATGTGGAAAGCGACCAGCCTGTGGAAGCTGAACCCCAGCCTGAGAAGAGTGAGGAATCGTCAGAGCAGAGCGAAGCTCAGCCTGAAGATAATAAACAACAGGAATAA
- the dnaB gene encoding replicative DNA helicase, giving the protein MDNTRNKSRLSPIDTSKLERIPPYNIEAEESLLGAMLISREAISQTIEIVIPGSFYRRSNQIVYQAILELFSKGEPVDPITIADCLEKKGQLEQVGGKTFIHSLVSNMPLASNASYYARIVNHSHILRKLIYAATEIATMGYEVPDDLAGTIDKAQQLIFSVYQDYNKGSDSSRISPMKDILSEVYEQVETLYEHKSDIIGIPTGFVDLDKKTSGLQNSDLIVVAARPGMGKTSFALCLAKHVAMEEKYPVAIFSLEMSKHQIAQRLLCAEARIDLHRLRSGNLRDDEWPKLARSIEKLAESQLFIDDTAFLTVMDLRSRARMLVSTYGIKLLIVDYLQLMGSGLNYRDNRVLEITEISRNLKGIAKELNIPVIAISQLSREVEKRESKRPALADLRESGAIEQDADLVIFIYRDEYYNEKSKDQGIAEINIAKHRNGPTARLSLNFYKEYAMFRNLSKVNENN; this is encoded by the coding sequence ATGGATAATACGAGAAATAAAAGTAGATTATCCCCTATAGACACCTCCAAGCTGGAGAGGATACCCCCCTACAATATTGAAGCAGAGGAGTCTCTGCTGGGGGCTATGCTGATATCCAGGGAAGCCATAAGCCAAACCATAGAGATAGTTATACCTGGGTCCTTTTACCGCAGATCCAATCAGATTGTATACCAGGCTATTCTTGAACTTTTTTCCAAAGGCGAACCGGTTGATCCTATCACCATAGCTGATTGCCTGGAAAAGAAAGGACAGCTGGAGCAGGTAGGCGGAAAGACTTTTATCCATTCTTTGGTAAGTAATATGCCTTTGGCTTCCAATGCTTCCTATTATGCACGGATTGTAAACCACAGCCATATTTTAAGGAAGCTGATATATGCTGCTACTGAAATAGCCACCATGGGCTACGAGGTTCCCGATGACCTGGCTGGTACCATAGATAAAGCCCAGCAGTTAATATTTTCGGTATACCAGGATTACAACAAGGGCAGTGACAGCAGCCGTATATCTCCCATGAAGGACATACTATCCGAGGTGTATGAGCAGGTAGAAACCCTTTATGAACATAAATCAGATATAATTGGTATTCCCACCGGGTTTGTAGATCTGGATAAAAAGACCTCGGGTCTACAGAATTCAGACCTTATTGTAGTGGCGGCCAGGCCGGGTATGGGTAAAACCTCTTTTGCGCTTTGTCTGGCCAAACATGTGGCTATGGAAGAAAAATATCCGGTGGCCATATTTTCTTTGGAGATGTCCAAGCACCAGATAGCCCAGAGGCTTCTCTGCGCTGAAGCCAGGATTGATCTTCACCGGTTAAGAAGTGGTAATTTGAGGGACGATGAGTGGCCAAAGCTGGCCCGCTCCATTGAAAAACTTGCCGAAAGCCAGCTGTTTATTGATGATACAGCTTTCCTTACGGTTATGGATTTACGCTCCAGGGCCAGGATGCTGGTTAGTACCTACGGGATCAAGCTGTTGATTGTAGATTATCTTCAGCTTATGGGTTCTGGCTTAAATTACCGGGACAACCGGGTGCTGGAGATAACCGAGATATCCCGGAACCTGAAAGGTATAGCCAAGGAATTAAATATTCCGGTAATAGCAATTTCTCAGTTGTCCAGAGAAGTGGAGAAAAGGGAAAGTAAAAGACCTGCGCTGGCTGACCTGAGGGAATCGGGCGCTATTGAGCAGGATGCTGATTTAGTTATATTTATATACAGGGATGAATATTATAATGAGAAAAGCAAAGATCAGGGCATAGCCGAAATAAATATTGCCAAACATAGAAATGGGCCTACCGCCAGGTTAAGCCTGAATTTTTATAAAGAGTATGCCATGTTTAGAAATTTAAGTAAGGTAAATGAAAATAACTAG
- a CDS encoding adenylosuccinate synthase, whose amino-acid sequence MPSIVLVGTQWGDEGKGRITDLLARKMDYVVRFQGGDNAGHTVVLKDEEFKLHLIPSGIFYPDTICVIGNGVVINPRVLIEEIEELQSRGIDVENLRISCNAHLIMPYHTLLDKAAEGRLGKSKIGTTHKGIGPVYSDKAARIGIRIQDLLDPKIFKTKLEEALKLKNGILEKIYGLETLDSEQVFDTYCGYAQKLGKYIIDTSILINQALDANRKVLFEGAQATMLDIDHGTYPFVTSSSTIAGGAYIGAGVGPGRIDEVLGVVKAYTTRVGSGPFPTELEDETGELLRKRGHEYGTTTGRARRCGWLDAVVLRYSAMINQLDSMAITKLDVLTGVDKINICVGYKYEDKIYKELPPHQTIMHKCEPVYETMDGWKEELSHIKSFNDLPENAQKYIHRIQELIKVPVSMVSVGAERSQIIMKDSGFSSQLFGSGVTAII is encoded by the coding sequence ATGCCAAGTATAGTATTGGTAGGTACCCAGTGGGGTGACGAAGGAAAAGGTAGGATAACCGATCTTTTAGCCAGGAAGATGGATTATGTGGTTAGATTCCAGGGCGGAGATAATGCCGGACATACAGTGGTGTTAAAAGATGAGGAATTTAAACTGCATTTGATCCCCTCCGGTATTTTCTACCCCGACACCATATGTGTAATAGGAAATGGCGTGGTAATTAATCCCCGGGTACTGATTGAAGAAATAGAAGAGCTGCAGTCCAGGGGCATAGATGTGGAAAATTTAAGAATAAGCTGCAATGCTCACCTTATAATGCCCTACCACACGCTTCTGGATAAGGCAGCTGAGGGAAGGCTGGGCAAATCCAAGATTGGAACCACCCACAAGGGAATAGGGCCGGTTTACTCTGACAAGGCGGCAAGAATAGGGATAAGAATTCAGGATTTGCTGGACCCCAAGATATTTAAAACCAAGCTCGAGGAAGCTTTAAAACTAAAAAACGGGATACTGGAAAAGATATATGGCTTAGAGACTTTAGATTCGGAGCAGGTATTTGATACCTATTGCGGGTATGCACAGAAGTTAGGTAAATATATCATAGATACATCCATCCTTATAAATCAGGCCCTGGATGCCAACCGCAAGGTTCTGTTCGAAGGTGCCCAGGCTACTATGCTGGATATTGACCATGGTACCTATCCTTTTGTGACTTCTTCTTCTACTATTGCCGGGGGCGCTTATATAGGAGCGGGAGTGGGCCCGGGAAGAATAGATGAAGTACTGGGAGTAGTGAAAGCCTATACTACCAGGGTGGGTTCGGGACCTTTCCCCACCGAGCTGGAAGATGAGACCGGGGAATTATTGAGAAAAAGAGGCCATGAATACGGCACCACTACCGGAAGGGCAAGAAGATGCGGCTGGCTGGATGCAGTGGTATTAAGGTATTCGGCCATGATCAACCAGCTGGACAGCATGGCTATTACCAAGCTGGATGTTTTAACCGGTGTAGATAAAATCAATATTTGCGTAGGTTACAAATATGAAGATAAAATCTATAAGGAACTTCCGCCCCATCAGACCATAATGCATAAATGTGAACCGGTTTATGAAACCATGGATGGGTGGAAAGAGGAACTCAGTCATATAAAGTCATTTAATGACCTGCCGGAAAATGCCCAGAAATACATTCACCGTATCCAGGAACTTATTAAAGTTCCTGTATCCATGGTAAGTGTGGGGGCTGAAAGAAGCCAGATAATTATGAAAGACAGTGGTTTTAGCAGCCAGCTGTTTGGCTCAGGGGTAACGGCAATTATTTAG
- the purD gene encoding phosphoribosylamine--glycine ligase has translation MNILIIGGGGREHCLAWKISKSAMADKIFAAPGNIGMAGVAECVDIGVNDFKSLADFAVDQNIGLTVVGPEAPLVEGIADYFRERDLDIFGPGKQGAKIEGSKVFTKNLAWKYKIPAARGHVFSEKDYKLAQKYIQDIDRYPLVLKADGLAAGKGVIIANDRSQALVGLGDFFLNKKFGNAAHKIIIEEFLEGYELSLLCLYDGHRLLPLDTAQDYKRIFDQDRGKNTGGMGSYSPVPWADKPLMDKIVNQIIEPTCRGLEAEQIDYRGILYAGLMISDGQPYLLEYNCRFGDPETQAVLPRMEDDLLPYLVDCARGQLKIGEAAWSRKKCVCVILASRGYPETSSKGDIITGLKDVTGDESILVFHAGTGGKDGHVATNGGRVLGVVNMADSFEEARKNIYAAIEKIKFEGKQFRTDIALSAEEGNL, from the coding sequence ATGAATATCTTAATAATAGGGGGCGGAGGAAGAGAGCACTGTTTGGCCTGGAAAATTTCAAAGAGTGCCATGGCAGATAAGATTTTTGCAGCCCCCGGCAATATCGGAATGGCTGGAGTGGCTGAGTGTGTGGATATTGGAGTTAATGATTTCAAATCTCTGGCAGATTTTGCCGTGGATCAAAATATAGGCCTTACTGTGGTAGGCCCGGAAGCTCCCCTGGTGGAAGGTATTGCAGATTATTTTAGAGAGAGGGATCTGGATATATTTGGGCCCGGGAAACAAGGTGCAAAAATTGAGGGCAGTAAGGTATTTACCAAAAATTTGGCCTGGAAATACAAAATACCTGCAGCCAGGGGGCATGTATTTTCTGAAAAAGACTATAAGCTGGCCCAAAAATATATACAGGATATAGACAGGTATCCCCTGGTGCTGAAGGCTGACGGACTGGCAGCAGGAAAGGGAGTTATTATTGCCAATGACCGCAGTCAGGCTCTGGTCGGACTGGGTGATTTCTTTCTAAATAAAAAATTTGGGAACGCCGCACATAAGATAATAATTGAAGAATTTTTAGAAGGATATGAGCTATCGCTGCTCTGTCTTTATGATGGCCACAGGCTGCTGCCTCTGGATACAGCCCAGGATTACAAAAGAATATTTGACCAGGACAGGGGTAAAAATACTGGGGGCATGGGAAGCTACAGCCCCGTACCATGGGCAGACAAACCCTTGATGGATAAAATAGTAAACCAGATAATAGAGCCCACCTGCAGGGGCCTGGAGGCTGAGCAGATAGACTACCGGGGCATATTGTATGCGGGACTGATGATATCTGACGGACAGCCGTACCTGCTGGAATATAATTGCCGCTTCGGAGACCCCGAGACCCAGGCGGTATTGCCCCGGATGGAAGACGATTTGCTGCCCTATCTGGTTGACTGTGCCCGGGGGCAATTAAAAATCGGTGAAGCGGCCTGGAGCCGGAAAAAATGTGTATGTGTAATACTTGCCTCCAGGGGTTATCCGGAAACTTCTTCCAAAGGGGATATTATAACCGGTCTTAAGGATGTAACCGGCGATGAATCAATCCTGGTATTCCATGCTGGAACCGGGGGCAAAGATGGACATGTTGCAACTAATGGGGGCCGGGTATTGGGAGTAGTAAATATGGCCGACAGTTTTGAGGAAGCCAGAAAGAATATATATGCAGCCATAGAAAAAATTAAGTTTGAGGGCAAACAGTTCAGAACCGATATTGCATTATCGGCAGAGGAGGGAAATTTATGA
- the purE gene encoding 5-(carboxyamino)imidazole ribonucleotide mutase, whose translation MGKIAIVMGSSSDEEVMKPAANTLKKFGIEYDTHILSAHRMPKKTAKFAAEAIDKGYEIIIAGAGKAAHLPGVIASHTTLPVIGVPVETSDLGGLDSLLSIVQMPSGVPVATVAINGSKNAAILAVQILALKYPDLKDKLGHYKSDLES comes from the coding sequence ATGGGTAAAATAGCTATAGTTATGGGCTCCAGTTCTGATGAAGAGGTAATGAAGCCTGCAGCTAATACATTAAAAAAGTTTGGTATAGAATATGACACACACATTCTTTCTGCACATAGGATGCCTAAAAAAACGGCAAAATTTGCCGCAGAAGCAATAGATAAGGGCTATGAGATTATTATTGCCGGTGCGGGCAAAGCAGCGCATTTGCCTGGAGTAATAGCTTCACATACCACCTTGCCGGTAATAGGAGTTCCGGTAGAGACTTCTGATCTGGGCGGTCTGGATTCGCTGTTGTCCATAGTACAGATGCCTTCAGGAGTACCGGTAGCAACGGTGGCCATAAATGGATCGAAAAATGCAGCCATACTGGCGGTACAGATTCTGGCCTTAAAGTATCCTGACCTTAAGGATAAACTGGGCCATTACAAGTCCGATTTGGAATCATAA
- the pstB gene encoding phosphate ABC transporter ATP-binding protein PstB — MNKDIKIKVTDFGFFYGTSKVLADIDIDIQKDTITAIIGPSGCGKSTFLRSFNRMNDLLTNTKVEGRVLIDDSNIYSSSIDVVDLRKRVGMVFQRPNPFPKTIYDNVAYGPRLHGKHSKSELDGIVENSLKQAALWNEVKHKLNKNALELSGGQQQRLCIARVLAVDSEIILMDEPASALDPISTQKIEDLIDELKENYTIVIVTHNMQQAARVSQKTAFMLTQEIGQPATLIEYGDTNKIFTNPSDKRTENYITGRFG, encoded by the coding sequence ATGAATAAAGATATAAAAATTAAGGTAACTGATTTCGGGTTTTTTTATGGCACTAGCAAGGTGCTTGCGGATATTGATATTGATATACAAAAAGATACCATCACCGCTATAATAGGGCCCTCTGGTTGCGGCAAATCCACTTTTTTAAGATCTTTTAACCGCATGAATGACCTTCTGACCAATACTAAAGTGGAAGGCAGGGTGCTTATCGATGACTCCAATATTTATAGCAGCAGCATAGATGTGGTAGATCTGAGAAAAAGGGTAGGCATGGTTTTTCAAAGGCCCAATCCCTTTCCCAAAACCATTTACGATAATGTTGCCTACGGTCCCCGTTTGCACGGAAAGCACAGTAAGTCAGAACTGGATGGTATTGTTGAAAACAGCCTGAAACAGGCGGCGCTATGGAATGAAGTAAAACACAAGTTAAATAAAAATGCTCTGGAGCTTTCCGGCGGCCAGCAGCAGAGGCTCTGTATAGCCCGGGTCCTGGCAGTAGATTCAGAAATAATATTGATGGATGAGCCAGCATCAGCGCTTGACCCCATTTCTACCCAGAAAATAGAAGACCTCATAGATGAATTAAAGGAAAATTATACCATTGTTATAGTTACCCATAATATGCAGCAGGCGGCCAGGGTTTCCCAGAAAACAGCTTTTATGCTTACCCAGGAAATAGGGCAGCCGGCCACTTTGATCGAATATGGAGATACCAATAAGATTTTTACCAACCCTTCCGATAAAAGGACTGAGAATTATATTACCGGACGGTTCGGTTAA
- the greA gene encoding transcription elongation factor GreA: MKVYRLTGEGYEMLLKELDDLVKNKRKEIADRLRDAKKSGGDLSENSEYEYAKNEQAFTEGRIEQINEILQNHVIINGENSGSHVDLGSTVVLKDMDSGKEKKYKVVSSIETDPEKNKISDESPIGSSLLHKKIGDEIIVKTPQDKKKFKIVDIV, translated from the coding sequence ATGAAGGTTTATCGTCTTACTGGAGAAGGTTATGAGATGCTCTTAAAAGAGCTGGATGACCTGGTTAAGAATAAAAGAAAAGAGATTGCTGATAGGTTAAGGGATGCAAAGAAGTCAGGCGGGGACCTCAGTGAAAACTCTGAATACGAATATGCCAAAAATGAGCAGGCGTTTACAGAAGGCAGAATAGAGCAGATAAATGAGATTTTACAGAATCATGTCATTATAAATGGAGAAAACAGCGGATCACATGTTGACCTGGGCTCAACCGTAGTGTTAAAAGATATGGACAGCGGCAAGGAGAAAAAGTACAAGGTAGTTAGTTCCATAGAGACAGATCCGGAAAAGAATAAGATTTCAGACGAGAGCCCTATTGGAAGTTCTCTTTTGCATAAAAAAATTGGTGACGAGATTATAGTAAAAACCCCCCAGGACAAGAAGAAATTTAAGATTGTAGATATAGTTTAA